In the Sinorhizobium arboris LMG 14919 genome, one interval contains:
- the gpt gene encoding xanthine phosphoribosyltransferase: MSLPEKAFPVSWDQFHRDARALAWRLADNGQDWRAMVCITRGGLVPAAIVSRELNIRMIETVCIASYHDYDTQGQMKVLKSISPEIAKDGGEGVLIVDDLTDTGKTAAEVRAMLPKAHFAAVYAKPKGRPLVDTFVTEVSQDTWIYFPWDLGFAYQEPIAKGTRG, translated from the coding sequence ATGTCTCTTCCCGAGAAAGCCTTTCCTGTATCCTGGGATCAGTTCCACCGCGACGCCCGCGCCCTGGCCTGGCGGCTGGCGGACAACGGACAGGATTGGCGCGCGATGGTCTGCATCACGCGCGGCGGCCTCGTTCCGGCCGCGATCGTCAGCCGTGAGCTCAACATCCGGATGATCGAAACGGTCTGCATCGCCTCCTATCACGACTACGATACGCAGGGTCAGATGAAGGTGCTTAAGAGCATCTCGCCGGAGATCGCGAAGGATGGAGGCGAAGGCGTTCTCATCGTCGACGACCTGACCGACACCGGCAAGACGGCCGCCGAGGTTCGCGCGATGTTGCCGAAGGCGCACTTCGCTGCGGTCTACGCGAAGCCGAAAGGTCGCCCGCTTGTCGATACTTTCGTTACCGAAGTCAGCCAGGATACCTGGATCTACTTCCCCTGGGACCTGGGTTTCGCCTACCAGGAGCCGATCGCCAAGGGTACGCGCGGCTAA
- a CDS encoding DUF2188 domain-containing protein yields MVRITYFIVPHDGGWAYKAADAYSEPFPSREMALAAAKAAAAEQQVGGDDEEISFQDEKGNWHFEHADGGDRPEATVEDG; encoded by the coding sequence ATGGTGCGTATCACTTATTTCATCGTTCCACACGATGGAGGTTGGGCTTACAAGGCAGCCGACGCATATTCAGAGCCCTTTCCCAGTCGCGAGATGGCGCTAGCGGCCGCAAAGGCAGCAGCTGCCGAACAGCAGGTCGGCGGCGACGACGAGGAAATCAGCTTCCAGGATGAGAAGGGAAACTGGCATTTCGAACATGCCGACGGCGGGGATCGACCGGAAGCAACCGTA
- a CDS encoding ABC transporter ATP-binding protein, with amino-acid sequence MILKATDVGVKYGTHRALEAFSLGFSPGEIVALIGPNGSGKSTALHALAGLTSPDEGEVVLDGREMRSWKRRSLAKRLSFLPQAPYAPDEMSVEQLVRQGRFAHVGLFQSFRGEDRAVVEWALESTGLGDLANRGLKELSGGERQRAWIAAALAQESGILVLDEPTSFLDIGHQVEILELISRLSRERGVTVIIAIHDLNHAMAIADRIALLSAGKLVFEGSPMALSLTGLLEATFNVRGEFIRSSSAEAPYLQIRVGR; translated from the coding sequence ATGATCCTGAAAGCAACTGATGTCGGCGTGAAATACGGTACGCACCGCGCTCTCGAGGCTTTTTCGCTCGGGTTCTCGCCGGGGGAGATCGTGGCGCTGATCGGACCGAACGGGTCAGGCAAGAGCACGGCACTGCATGCGCTCGCCGGCCTGACGAGCCCCGACGAGGGAGAAGTGGTTCTGGACGGGCGGGAAATGAGGTCATGGAAAAGGCGGAGTCTCGCCAAGCGGCTGTCTTTCCTGCCGCAGGCGCCTTACGCGCCGGACGAGATGAGCGTGGAGCAACTGGTTCGCCAAGGGCGTTTTGCCCATGTCGGACTGTTTCAGAGCTTTCGCGGTGAAGATCGCGCAGTCGTCGAATGGGCGCTCGAAAGCACCGGGCTCGGGGACCTCGCCAACCGCGGACTGAAGGAATTGTCCGGCGGCGAACGCCAGCGCGCATGGATTGCTGCCGCGCTTGCTCAGGAAAGCGGCATTCTTGTTCTGGATGAACCCACGTCGTTCCTCGACATCGGTCATCAGGTTGAAATACTGGAACTCATTTCCCGGCTCAGCCGTGAACGCGGCGTTACCGTGATCATCGCGATCCACGACCTCAATCACGCCATGGCCATTGCCGACAGAATTGCGCTTCTGTCTGCAGGGAAGCTGGTGTTCGAAGGCTCACCGATGGCGCTGAGCCTCACCGGTCTTCTCGAAGCGACGTTCAACGTTCGGGGCGAGTTCATCCGGTCCAGCAGCGCGGAAGCGCCTTATCTGCAGATTCGGGTTGGCCGGTAG
- the hspQ gene encoding heat shock protein HspQ, which produces MKQRNAKFEIGQVVRHRMFPFRGVIFDVDPEYANTEEWWNAIPQEIRPEKDQPFYHLFAENDESEYVAYVSEQNLVSDDSDRPVRHPQVDALFERADAGHYKPKAIYQH; this is translated from the coding sequence ATGAAACAAAGAAACGCCAAATTTGAGATCGGACAGGTGGTTCGCCATCGGATGTTCCCGTTCCGCGGCGTCATCTTCGACGTCGACCCGGAATATGCGAACACCGAAGAGTGGTGGAATGCGATTCCGCAGGAGATCAGGCCCGAAAAGGACCAGCCCTTCTATCACCTGTTCGCGGAAAACGACGAAAGCGAATACGTCGCCTATGTTTCGGAACAGAACCTCGTTTCCGACGACAGCGACAGGCCGGTCCGCCACCCCCAGGTAGATGCCTTGTTCGAAAGGGCCGACGCCGGGCACTACAAGCCCAAGGCCATTTATCAACACTGA
- the glnA gene encoding type I glutamate--ammonia ligase, producing MTTANEVLKQIKENDVKFVDLRFTDPKGKLQHVTMDVVCVDEDMFADGVMFDGSSIAGWKAINESDMVLMPDPETAHMDPFFAQSTMVIFCDILDPVSGEAYNRDPRGTAKKAEAYLKASGIGDTVFVGPEAEFFVFDDVKYKADPYNTGFKLDCSELPSNDDTDYETGNLGHRPRVKGGYFPVPPVDSSQDMRSEMLTVLSEMGVTVEKHHHEVAAAQHELGVKFDALVRNADKMQIYKYVVHQVANAYGKTATFMPKPVFGDNGSGMHVHLSIWKDGKPTFAGDEYAGLSETCLYFIGGIIKHAKALNAFTNPSTNSYKRLVPGYEAPVLLAYSARNRSASCRIPFGTNPKAKRVEVRFPDPTANPYLAFAAMLMAGLDGIKNKLHPGKAMDKDLYDLPPKELKKIPTVCGSLREALESLDKDRKFLTAGGVFDDDQIDSFIELKMQEVMRFEMTPHPVEFDMYYSV from the coding sequence ATGACGACTGCGAATGAAGTTCTGAAGCAGATCAAGGAAAACGACGTCAAGTTCGTCGACCTGCGCTTTACCGACCCTAAAGGCAAGCTGCAGCATGTGACGATGGATGTCGTCTGCGTCGACGAGGACATGTTCGCCGATGGCGTCATGTTCGACGGTTCCTCGATTGCCGGCTGGAAGGCAATCAACGAATCCGACATGGTGCTGATGCCCGATCCGGAAACGGCGCACATGGACCCGTTCTTCGCCCAGTCCACCATGGTCATCTTCTGCGACATTCTCGATCCGGTTTCGGGCGAAGCCTATAACCGAGATCCGCGCGGTACGGCCAAGAAGGCAGAAGCCTACCTCAAGGCCTCCGGCATCGGCGACACGGTGTTCGTAGGTCCGGAGGCAGAATTCTTCGTCTTCGACGACGTCAAGTACAAGGCCGATCCGTACAACACCGGCTTCAAGCTCGATTGCTCCGAACTGCCGTCCAACGACGACACGGACTACGAGACCGGCAACCTCGGCCACCGCCCCCGCGTCAAGGGCGGCTATTTCCCGGTTCCGCCGGTCGACAGCAGTCAGGACATGCGCTCCGAGATGCTCACCGTCCTGTCCGAAATGGGCGTCACGGTCGAAAAGCATCACCACGAAGTGGCCGCGGCGCAGCATGAGCTCGGCGTGAAGTTCGACGCGCTGGTCCGCAACGCGGACAAGATGCAGATCTACAAATATGTCGTGCACCAGGTCGCAAATGCCTATGGTAAGACCGCCACCTTCATGCCGAAGCCGGTCTTCGGCGATAACGGATCTGGCATGCACGTGCATCTGTCGATCTGGAAGGACGGCAAGCCGACTTTTGCCGGCGACGAGTATGCCGGTCTTTCCGAAACGTGCCTCTACTTCATCGGCGGCATCATCAAGCATGCCAAGGCCCTGAACGCCTTCACCAATCCGTCGACGAACTCCTACAAGCGTCTCGTTCCGGGTTATGAAGCACCGGTTCTGCTCGCCTATTCCGCCCGCAACCGCTCGGCCTCCTGCCGCATTCCGTTCGGTACCAATCCGAAGGCAAAGCGCGTCGAAGTCCGCTTCCCGGATCCGACGGCAAACCCCTACCTCGCCTTTGCCGCGATGCTGATGGCCGGCCTCGACGGTATCAAGAACAAGCTTCACCCGGGCAAGGCCATGGACAAGGACCTCTATGACCTGCCGCCGAAGGAACTGAAGAAGATCCCGACGGTCTGCGGCAGCCTGCGGGAAGCGCTCGAAAGCCTCGACAAGGACCGCAAGTTCCTGACCGCCGGCGGCGTTTTCGACGACGACCAGATCGACTCCTTCATCGAACTGAAGATGCAGGAAGTCATGCGGTTCGAAATGACGCCGCATCCGGTCGAGTTCGACATGTATTATTCCGTGTGA
- a CDS encoding P-II family nitrogen regulator: MKKIEAIIKPFKLDEVKEALQEVGLQGITVTEAKGFGRQKGHTELYRGAEYVVDFLPKVKVEVVLADENAEAVIEAIRNAAQTGRIGDGKIFVSNVEEVIRIRTGETGLDAI, encoded by the coding sequence ATGAAAAAGATCGAAGCGATCATTAAGCCCTTCAAGCTCGACGAAGTGAAGGAAGCCCTTCAGGAGGTCGGCCTGCAGGGGATTACCGTCACGGAAGCCAAGGGCTTCGGGCGGCAGAAGGGACATACGGAGCTCTACCGGGGCGCGGAATACGTCGTCGATTTCCTGCCGAAGGTGAAGGTCGAGGTCGTGCTGGCGGATGAAAACGCGGAGGCCGTGATCGAAGCCATCCGCAATGCCGCGCAAACCGGCCGCATCGGCGACGGCAAGATTTTCGTATCCAACGTGGAAGAAGTCATCCGCATCCGTACCGGCGAAACCGGCCTCGACGCCATCTGA
- a CDS encoding competence/damage-inducible protein A, producing the protein MTSPTIVTAAMLAIGDELLSGRTKDKNIGHLADMLTMVGIDLREVRIVADDADAIVEAVNALRSRYHHVFTSGGIGPTHDDITADAISKAFGVECIHEPKAMELLAAMYERRGIEFTEARKRMARMPDGATHIPNPVSTAPGFAIENVYVMAGVPQVFQAMLDALLPSLETGTPVQSRTVRSPYGEGDIGAPLTQVQKNHPETSIGSYPKFDGKSFSTDIIIRARDAAVLAAAETEVIAMIEAIGRSRGKSGP; encoded by the coding sequence ATGACCAGCCCAACGATCGTCACCGCCGCCATGCTCGCCATCGGCGACGAGCTTCTCTCCGGGCGGACAAAGGACAAGAACATCGGTCATCTTGCCGACATGCTGACGATGGTCGGCATCGACCTGCGCGAGGTGCGCATCGTTGCCGACGACGCGGACGCAATCGTGGAGGCGGTCAATGCCCTGCGCAGCCGCTACCACCATGTGTTCACTTCCGGCGGGATCGGTCCGACCCATGATGATATTACGGCCGATGCGATTTCTAAGGCCTTCGGCGTCGAGTGCATCCATGAGCCGAAGGCAATGGAACTGCTTGCCGCGATGTACGAGCGCCGCGGCATCGAGTTCACCGAGGCGCGCAAGCGGATGGCCCGCATGCCTGATGGCGCGACCCACATTCCCAATCCGGTGTCGACCGCGCCCGGCTTCGCCATCGAAAACGTCTACGTCATGGCCGGTGTGCCCCAGGTGTTCCAGGCGATGCTCGACGCCTTGCTGCCGAGCCTCGAGACGGGCACGCCCGTTCAGTCACGTACGGTTCGCTCCCCCTATGGCGAGGGCGACATCGGGGCGCCGCTGACCCAGGTGCAAAAGAACCATCCCGAGACGAGCATCGGCTCCTATCCGAAATTCGACGGCAAGAGTTTCTCGACCGACATCATTATCCGGGCCCGCGATGCCGCAGTGCTTGCGGCCGCAGAAACGGAAGTGATTGCGATGATCGAAGCGATCGGCCGCTCGCGAGGGAAAAGCGGGCCATGA
- a CDS encoding bifunctional ADP-dependent NAD(P)H-hydrate dehydratase/NAD(P)H-hydrate epimerase has protein sequence MPQALSTILVTPAEMTEVDKDAAHSGIDSFSLMRSAGTAVAAAGLRLYPGALRFAVLCGPGNNGGDGYVAAAALAASGASVAVFALGDAAMLKGDAALARDAFAQAAGSLDAYMPQPGDIVIDALFGAGLARDVPEQARAVIDRVNASKVPVVAVDLPSGIDGRTGEIRGSSFVAAHTVTFMAAKPGHLLMPGRARCGTLEIFDIGIPARIVAARAGHLHVNTPALWEQYVGALDPATHKYKRGHLAVLCGGPVSTGAARLSAAAGLRAGAGLVTLASPAEALAVNASHLTAVMLKEVSDAAGLAAWLKDRRLNAFVLGPGFGVGAKARDFVLMLCGRALVLDADGISSFRDGRERLFDTIAAEGGEVVMTPHEGEFARLFPDIAADVTLSKIEKAQAAAKLSHAVIVYKGPDTVIAAPSGRAAVNVNAPPWLATAGSGDVLAGIIGAHLAQGMPAFEAAAAAVWRHSEAGVGAGRTATAESLVENIAPLGNNT, from the coding sequence ATGCCTCAAGCACTTTCGACTATCCTCGTGACCCCGGCGGAAATGACAGAGGTCGACAAGGATGCCGCGCATTCGGGGATCGACAGCTTCTCGCTCATGCGCTCGGCGGGGACGGCCGTAGCGGCCGCCGGCTTGCGGCTTTATCCGGGGGCCTTGCGCTTTGCCGTGCTTTGCGGTCCGGGCAATAATGGCGGCGACGGTTACGTCGCCGCAGCCGCGCTCGCCGCAAGCGGCGCAAGCGTCGCGGTGTTTGCGCTCGGCGACGCAGCCATGCTGAAGGGCGACGCGGCGCTGGCGCGCGATGCCTTTGCGCAGGCGGCCGGTTCCCTCGACGCCTACATGCCGCAACCGGGTGACATCGTCATCGATGCGCTTTTTGGGGCAGGGCTTGCCCGCGATGTGCCGGAGCAGGCGAGGGCTGTCATTGATCGGGTGAATGCAAGCAAAGTACCGGTCGTCGCCGTGGACCTGCCATCCGGCATAGACGGACGGACTGGCGAAATCCGCGGCTCGAGCTTCGTTGCCGCCCATACGGTGACGTTCATGGCAGCCAAGCCCGGCCATCTGCTGATGCCGGGTCGCGCCCGCTGCGGTACGCTCGAAATCTTCGATATAGGCATCCCGGCGAGGATCGTTGCCGCCAGAGCCGGACACTTGCACGTCAATACACCCGCGCTCTGGGAGCAATACGTCGGCGCGCTCGATCCCGCGACCCACAAATACAAACGCGGCCATCTCGCCGTGCTTTGCGGTGGACCGGTGTCGACCGGGGCCGCGCGGCTGTCGGCGGCCGCGGGCCTGCGCGCCGGTGCGGGGCTGGTGACGCTTGCCTCTCCGGCGGAGGCGCTCGCCGTCAATGCGTCTCACCTCACTGCCGTCATGCTCAAGGAAGTCAGCGATGCGGCCGGGCTTGCCGCCTGGCTCAAGGACAGACGGCTGAATGCCTTCGTTCTCGGTCCTGGTTTCGGCGTCGGTGCGAAGGCACGGGACTTCGTGCTCATGCTCTGCGGCCGGGCCCTGGTGCTCGATGCCGACGGGATAAGTTCGTTTCGGGACGGCAGGGAGCGGCTCTTCGACACGATCGCGGCAGAGGGCGGCGAAGTGGTGATGACACCGCACGAAGGGGAGTTCGCCCGCCTCTTTCCCGATATCGCAGCGGATGTCACGCTGTCCAAGATCGAGAAGGCTCAGGCCGCAGCAAAGCTCAGCCATGCCGTAATCGTCTACAAGGGTCCGGATACGGTTATCGCGGCGCCGTCCGGCCGGGCCGCCGTCAACGTCAATGCGCCGCCCTGGCTTGCGACGGCAGGTTCCGGGGACGTGCTTGCGGGAATCATCGGCGCTCATCTGGCGCAGGGCATGCCCGCTTTCGAGGCGGCAGCCGCCGCAGTCTGGCGCCATAGCGAAGCGGGCGTCGGCGCCGGTCGGACGGCGACGGCAGAGAGCCTTGTCGAAAACATCGCGCCGCTTGGAAACAATACCTAG
- the wrbA gene encoding NAD(P)H:quinone oxidoreductase type IV, whose product MARVLVLYYSAYGHIETMAYAVAEGAKSAGAEVVVKRVPELVPEEVAKASHFKLDQPAPVATVEELADYDAIIFGAGTRYGTVASQLRNFIDQTGGLWAKGKLVGKVGSAFTSSATQHGGQESTILGLIPTMMHHGMVVVGLPYAFQGQMGVEEVKGGSPYGASTITGGDGSRQPSAVELEAARFQGAHVARIASKLAG is encoded by the coding sequence TTGGCTAGAGTACTGGTTCTTTACTATTCGGCCTATGGGCATATCGAGACGATGGCCTATGCAGTCGCGGAAGGTGCGAAATCGGCCGGAGCCGAAGTGGTCGTTAAGCGCGTCCCTGAACTCGTGCCGGAGGAAGTGGCGAAAGCTTCGCATTTCAAGCTCGACCAGCCGGCGCCGGTCGCAACGGTCGAGGAACTGGCGGATTACGACGCGATCATCTTTGGCGCGGGCACCCGCTACGGGACCGTCGCTTCGCAATTGCGCAACTTTATCGACCAGACCGGCGGCCTTTGGGCAAAAGGGAAGCTTGTCGGCAAGGTGGGCTCCGCCTTCACCTCGTCGGCGACCCAGCACGGCGGCCAGGAATCGACCATTCTCGGTCTCATCCCCACGATGATGCATCACGGCATGGTCGTCGTCGGTCTTCCTTATGCCTTCCAGGGCCAGATGGGCGTTGAGGAGGTCAAGGGCGGATCGCCCTATGGCGCCTCGACGATCACGGGCGGCGACGGTTCGCGCCAACCATCTGCGGTCGAGCTCGAAGCAGCCCGTTTCCAGGGAGCACATGTCGCGCGGATTGCCTCAAAGCTTGCAGGCTGA